A genomic window from Levilactobacillus yonginensis includes:
- the rplA gene encoding 50S ribosomal protein L1, which produces MAHKRGKKYQDAAKLVEADKVYTMGDAVDLVKKMDFAKFDATVEVAFKLNVDTKQADQQLRGALVLPNGTGKDTTVIVFAKGDQAKAAEAAGADVVGEQDLVERIQDGWLDFDVAIATPDMMAQVGRLGRVLGPKGLMPNPKTGTVTMNVEKAVSDAKNGQVTYRTDRDGNVAVPFGKVSFDADKLAGNLKTIAETIVRIRPAAVRGTYVQHVSISSTFGPSVDVDLASLLA; this is translated from the coding sequence ATGGCTCACAAACGAGGTAAAAAGTATCAAGACGCTGCCAAACTGGTCGAGGCCGACAAGGTCTACACCATGGGCGACGCCGTTGATTTAGTAAAGAAGATGGATTTCGCTAAGTTTGACGCAACTGTTGAAGTTGCCTTCAAGCTTAACGTTGACACGAAGCAAGCGGACCAACAACTCCGTGGCGCATTGGTATTACCTAATGGTACCGGTAAAGATACTACGGTAATCGTATTCGCTAAGGGTGACCAAGCTAAGGCTGCTGAAGCAGCTGGTGCTGATGTTGTTGGCGAACAAGACTTAGTAGAACGTATCCAAGACGGCTGGTTGGACTTTGACGTTGCTATTGCAACGCCAGATATGATGGCCCAAGTTGGTCGTTTAGGTCGTGTCTTAGGACCTAAGGGCTTAATGCCTAACCCTAAGACGGGTACGGTTACGATGAACGTCGAAAAAGCCGTTTCCGATGCCAAGAACGGGCAAGTTACTTACCGGACTGACCGGGATGGTAACGTTGCTGTTCCATTTGGTAAGGTTTCCTTTGATGCTGACAAGCTTGCCGGCAACTTGAAGACCATTGCTGAAACGATTGTTCGTATTCGTCCAGCTGCTGTACGTGGTACTTACGTACAACACGTTTCAATTTCTTCAACGTTCGGCCCTAGCGTCGACGTTGACTTGGCTTCTTTATTAGCCTAA
- the rplK gene encoding 50S ribosomal protein L11, whose translation MAKKVANVVKLQIPAGKATPAPPVGPALGQAGINIMGFTKEFNARTADQAGMLIPVVISVYEDRSFDFITKTPPAAVLLKKAAGVESGSGEPNTKKVATVTKDQVKQIAETKMQDLNAADVEAAMRMIEGTARSMGFTVEG comes from the coding sequence GTGGCTAAAAAAGTAGCTAATGTCGTCAAATTACAGATTCCTGCGGGTAAAGCAACCCCAGCTCCCCCAGTTGGACCAGCTTTAGGTCAAGCAGGTATCAACATCATGGGCTTCACTAAGGAATTCAACGCACGTACAGCTGACCAAGCTGGTATGCTGATTCCTGTTGTGATCAGTGTCTATGAAGATCGTTCCTTTGATTTCATCACCAAGACCCCTCCAGCAGCTGTTCTGTTGAAGAAGGCCGCTGGTGTTGAAAGTGGTTCTGGCGAACCTAACACGAAAAAGGTTGCTACGGTAACCAAGGATCAAGTTAAGCAAATCGCTGAAACTAAAATGCAAGATCTAAACGCAGCTGACGTTGAAGCAGCTATGCGCATGATTGAAGGTACTGCCCGGAGCATGGGCTTCACGGTCGAAGGTTAA
- a CDS encoding sensor histidine kinase — MKKRQVSRTTAQEIQRRFLTMLVLMTLIMGAAVFSTVGYQLVKQSEHSSQQLIRSLRRSFIDDRPDWNYWQRTSPLDTRNTFVRVYKDHDSKPTSTFYSARARRFIQQRHYPVPIFPALDYTPGYGITYYHSGHREGFYSEIWMSLTPVMTILYSVLLVTVLVAILMIGIGWIYVRRTANKITQPLASLNIAAQGQARIKTVKATLPVPIKPQEVSQLAASFNELLTAINQNAEQEREFTSNAAHELRTPIAAIRNHVQLLERRSADHPEIVPRSIHFIGEESLRMQKLVDSLLTLSRADRGTLKLASFDLTAIVHETIEEERAVLQQPLSVKVATGVQVFGNAESVQQILAAIMENAGKYSPADQPITVELTADTERVELTIADLGIGITAENKARIFDRFYRVDSARTREIGGTGLGLAIVAQLVKINRSDIKVMDNHPQGSQFIMTFPLITSDVETALK; from the coding sequence ATGAAGAAGCGACAAGTCTCTCGGACAACTGCGCAAGAAATTCAGCGCCGTTTTTTAACGATGTTAGTGTTGATGACGCTTATTATGGGGGCGGCTGTTTTTAGTACCGTAGGCTACCAACTCGTTAAACAGAGTGAGCACTCTTCGCAGCAACTTATTCGTAGTCTGAGGCGGTCCTTCATTGATGACCGTCCGGATTGGAATTACTGGCAACGAACGAGTCCGCTAGATACTCGAAATACATTTGTACGGGTTTATAAGGATCATGATAGTAAACCAACTAGTACCTTTTATTCGGCACGAGCCCGTCGTTTTATCCAACAACGTCACTACCCCGTGCCAATTTTTCCGGCGCTAGATTATACGCCGGGGTATGGGATTACCTACTACCATTCCGGTCATCGTGAAGGGTTTTACTCTGAAATTTGGATGAGTTTAACGCCAGTCATGACGATTCTATATTCAGTGTTACTGGTAACCGTTCTGGTAGCGATTTTGATGATTGGTATCGGTTGGATCTACGTTCGACGCACTGCGAACAAGATTACGCAACCACTTGCAAGCTTGAACATTGCTGCTCAAGGGCAGGCACGCATTAAGACTGTTAAGGCAACTTTACCAGTGCCAATCAAACCGCAAGAGGTCAGTCAATTGGCGGCCAGCTTTAACGAGCTGCTCACAGCCATCAATCAAAATGCTGAACAGGAGCGAGAGTTTACGTCTAACGCGGCTCACGAACTGCGGACGCCCATTGCTGCGATTCGGAATCACGTCCAACTGCTAGAACGCCGCTCGGCAGATCATCCAGAGATTGTCCCGCGTTCAATTCACTTCATTGGCGAGGAATCTCTGCGCATGCAAAAGCTGGTAGACAGCCTATTAACACTCTCTCGAGCAGACCGGGGGACGTTGAAGTTAGCATCTTTTGATTTAACTGCGATTGTCCATGAGACGATTGAGGAAGAACGTGCCGTTTTACAGCAACCCCTTAGTGTGAAGGTGGCAACTGGCGTACAGGTCTTTGGCAATGCTGAGAGTGTCCAGCAGATCCTAGCAGCAATCATGGAGAATGCAGGGAAGTATTCTCCAGCAGACCAACCAATTACGGTGGAGCTGACTGCTGACACCGAGCGGGTGGAATTGACGATTGCCGACCTGGGGATTGGCATCACCGCTGAGAATAAGGCCCGCATTTTTGATCGGTTTTACCGGGTGGACTCTGCACGAACACGTGAAATTGGGGGTACCGGTCTGGGACTAGCAATTGTAGCCCAGTTAGTAAAAATAAATCGGTCGGACATTAAAGTGATGGATAATCACCCACAAGGCAGCCAGTTTATCATGACTTTTCCACTGATCACTAGCGATGTTGAGACAGCTTTAAAGTAG
- a CDS encoding NADPH-dependent FMN reductase encodes MTVKIGVILGSTRTNSLGDRIFKYLQRSMAAVDVTYTWIDLKDYPLPLYDHEETPLSEPIQNLSSGEANWLNVLKAQDGYIFLSPEYDHAIAGSLKNALDFVGPETANKPVQIVTYSKYSDGGMLAAASFVGILQMLKMMVLPTPVLLWNAEPNFLKDGGLSLDAPNSEHFAERLQVAFEELAHYALIMKEHPLTK; translated from the coding sequence ATGACGGTGAAAATTGGTGTGATTTTAGGGTCAACGCGGACAAATTCTTTAGGTGACAGAATATTTAAGTATCTCCAGCGTTCAATGGCAGCAGTAGATGTGACATACACTTGGATTGATTTGAAGGATTATCCATTGCCCTTGTATGATCATGAAGAAACCCCGTTGTCAGAGCCAATTCAAAATCTAAGCAGTGGGGAAGCAAATTGGTTGAATGTTTTGAAAGCTCAGGATGGTTATATTTTCTTAAGTCCGGAATATGATCATGCCATTGCCGGGAGTCTCAAAAATGCGCTGGATTTTGTGGGACCAGAGACTGCTAATAAACCCGTGCAAATTGTGACCTACTCCAAGTATAGTGATGGTGGTATGCTGGCTGCTGCCTCCTTTGTCGGTATTTTACAGATGCTCAAGATGATGGTGTTACCAACGCCAGTTTTGTTGTGGAATGCCGAACCCAACTTTTTAAAAGATGGTGGGTTGTCACTGGATGCGCCTAATAGCGAGCATTTTGCTGAGCGGTTGCAAGTTGCCTTTGAAGAATTGGCACATTATGCATTAATTATGAAAGAACACCCGCTAACGAAATAA
- a CDS encoding NYN domain-containing protein, with protein sequence MKEDILIVDAYNMIGNWPKLNRLKLQDRLPEARDELLNMLANYKKLRDASITVVFDAMYVPGISKSYNQFDLEVVWTNRDETADSYIEKLAKERQTRFTQVTVATSDQAEQWTIFSEGALRIPAGELLTDIERAQNEVKQTAREFADRGIVRKSPWNDQQLYKLEKLRDQMMAKPHKNNKK encoded by the coding sequence ATGAAAGAAGACATTTTAATTGTCGATGCCTATAACATGATCGGCAACTGGCCCAAACTCAACCGGTTAAAGTTGCAGGATCGGTTACCTGAGGCCCGCGACGAGTTACTGAACATGTTGGCAAACTACAAGAAATTGCGCGATGCCAGTATTACGGTAGTCTTTGATGCGATGTACGTTCCTGGTATTTCGAAGAGCTACAATCAATTTGACTTAGAGGTTGTGTGGACCAATCGTGACGAGACGGCTGATAGTTATATCGAGAAGCTGGCCAAGGAACGTCAGACAAGGTTTACACAGGTTACAGTGGCAACGAGTGATCAGGCGGAACAGTGGACGATTTTCTCTGAGGGTGCTTTACGGATTCCGGCCGGAGAATTGTTAACGGACATTGAACGGGCTCAAAATGAGGTCAAGCAAACGGCTAGAGAATTTGCGGACCGCGGTATTGTGCGTAAATCACCGTGGAATGATCAGCAACTTTATAAGCTTGAAAAGTTGCGGGACCAAATGATGGCTAAGCCGCATAAAAATAATAAGAAATAA
- the rplL gene encoding 50S ribosomal protein L7/L12, giving the protein MAFDKDAIIASLKEASITDLNDLVKGIEDEFGVSAAAPVAAAGAAGGDAAAKDSFDVELTESGDAKVKAIKAVREITGLGLKDAKGLVDNVPSVIKEGATEDEANDIKEKLEAVGGVVTLK; this is encoded by the coding sequence ATGGCTTTTGATAAAGATGCTATCATCGCTTCTCTTAAAGAAGCATCCATTACTGACCTTAACGACTTAGTTAAGGGTATCGAAGACGAATTCGGCGTATCCGCTGCTGCACCAGTTGCTGCAGCCGGTGCTGCTGGTGGCGACGCTGCTGCCAAGGATTCATTCGACGTTGAATTAACTGAATCTGGTGACGCCAAGGTTAAGGCCATCAAGGCTGTCCGTGAAATCACTGGTTTAGGTTTGAAGGACGCTAAGGGCCTCGTTGACAACGTACCATCTGTCATCAAGGAAGGCGCTACTGAAGACGAAGCTAACGACATCAAGGAAAAGCTTGAAGCCGTTGGTGGTGTGGTTACGCTTAAGTAA
- the rplJ gene encoding 50S ribosomal protein L10 — MSEQAIAIKAKKVDEVVEKFNNAVSAIVVDYRGLTVEQATDLRKQLREAGVQMNVIKNKVLVRAAEKAGYEGLNDLFAGPTAVAFSDEDPIAPAKVLKKFADSVDALEIKGGYIEDKIMSIDEINTYATLPSREDLLSMLANVLQAPVRNVAYAVKAIAEKGDEGDAA, encoded by the coding sequence TTGAGTGAACAAGCTATTGCAATCAAAGCAAAAAAGGTTGATGAGGTTGTTGAGAAATTCAACAACGCCGTTAGTGCTATCGTCGTTGATTACCGTGGGTTAACAGTTGAACAAGCTACTGACTTACGTAAGCAATTACGTGAAGCTGGCGTCCAAATGAACGTCATCAAGAACAAAGTTTTGGTACGTGCTGCAGAAAAAGCTGGTTACGAAGGTCTTAACGATCTTTTTGCTGGTCCTACTGCCGTTGCTTTCTCTGACGAGGATCCAATCGCACCAGCTAAGGTCTTGAAGAAGTTTGCGGATAGTGTTGACGCCCTTGAAATCAAGGGTGGTTACATCGAAGACAAGATCATGTCTATCGACGAAATCAACACCTACGCTACCTTGCCTAGTCGTGAAGACCTGCTCTCTATGCTGGCTAATGTCTTACAAGCACCAGTACGGAACGTGGCTTACGCTGTTAAGGCGATTGCTGAAAAGGGTGACGAAGGCGACGCAGCCTAA
- the secE gene encoding preprotein translocase subunit SecE has protein sequence MRLFRFFKSVGAEMKQVSWPGVKQTRHDTGTVVGISVLFAIFFAVVDWVVQYGLKFVS, from the coding sequence ATGCGTTTATTCCGTTTCTTTAAGTCCGTTGGAGCAGAAATGAAACAAGTTTCTTGGCCGGGGGTTAAGCAAACGCGGCACGATACTGGCACCGTCGTTGGGATTTCCGTCTTGTTCGCAATCTTCTTTGCGGTCGTCGACTGGGTCGTTCAGTACGGCTTAAAGTTCGTCTCCTAG
- a CDS encoding sigma factor — translation MNEMSNATLLVCLQDQLDSPALHILFERYRPVLKKLQQRYFIVGFDQDDWDQEARVVFCRSIKRFDATKAPNFGAFYRLNLRHRVFDLIRRSKALKRQQSRKVISLEANSDYFADTLEDSRWAVREQLEVQDAVQRVQESLSGVEHTVFNGLLRGETLLVISQRKRLPYRQVTAASHRSQVKLRRLLAE, via the coding sequence ATGAATGAGATGAGCAATGCAACCTTATTAGTGTGTCTACAGGATCAATTGGATTCACCCGCCTTACATATTCTTTTTGAGCGTTACCGACCCGTACTGAAAAAACTACAGCAGCGCTATTTTATTGTGGGGTTTGATCAGGATGATTGGGATCAGGAGGCTCGGGTAGTCTTTTGTCGGTCCATCAAGCGTTTCGATGCCACTAAGGCTCCCAATTTTGGGGCCTTTTACCGGCTTAATCTACGTCATCGGGTATTTGATCTGATTCGCCGAAGTAAGGCTTTAAAGCGGCAACAGAGCCGTAAGGTCATCTCACTGGAAGCCAACAGTGACTATTTTGCGGATACCTTAGAAGATAGTCGCTGGGCTGTGCGGGAGCAGTTAGAAGTTCAGGATGCGGTTCAGCGCGTGCAAGAGAGTCTATCTGGGGTTGAGCACACCGTTTTTAATGGGTTACTGCGAGGTGAGACGCTTTTAGTGATCAGTCAACGAAAACGGTTACCTTACCGTCAGGTCACGGCGGCCTCTCACCGTAGTCAAGTCAAGCTTCGACGACTCCTCGCTGAATGA
- the rlmB gene encoding 23S rRNA (guanosine(2251)-2'-O)-methyltransferase RlmB: MRPDQSTNEDKDISSDFVIGRHPAVAALRSQQTINKVFLQSGLKAEALDEIRQLAKKRHLVISEVPKQKLDLLTEHQNHQGVALGVAAFAYATIDDLFAKAEAAGEAPFFLILDGVEDPHNLGSILRTADASGVHGVIIPKRRAVGLTSTVAKTSTGAIERVPVARVTNLVNTVHELKDRGVWVFGTDMAGTDYRDWDAKGATALIIGNEGKGISRLLKETVDQMLTIPMVGEVQSLNASVAAGLLMYQGFSSRHPVQH; this comes from the coding sequence ATGAGACCAGATCAATCGACGAACGAAGACAAAGATATCAGCAGTGATTTTGTGATTGGCCGGCATCCAGCCGTTGCGGCCTTACGTAGCCAACAGACAATCAACAAAGTTTTTCTGCAAAGCGGTTTGAAGGCGGAAGCGCTAGACGAGATTCGCCAATTAGCTAAGAAGCGACACTTGGTCATTTCAGAAGTCCCTAAGCAAAAACTTGATCTACTGACCGAACATCAGAATCACCAAGGAGTAGCTTTAGGTGTTGCAGCCTTTGCTTACGCCACTATCGACGACCTCTTTGCTAAAGCGGAAGCTGCTGGTGAAGCGCCATTCTTCCTGATTTTAGACGGTGTGGAAGATCCCCATAACTTAGGCTCAATTTTACGGACGGCCGATGCCAGTGGTGTGCATGGTGTGATTATTCCGAAGCGGCGAGCGGTTGGCCTGACGTCGACAGTTGCCAAGACTTCTACTGGTGCCATTGAACGCGTTCCCGTTGCCCGGGTCACTAACCTGGTCAACACCGTCCACGAGTTAAAGGACCGGGGCGTGTGGGTCTTTGGGACTGACATGGCCGGAACGGATTACCGTGACTGGGATGCCAAGGGGGCCACAGCACTGATCATCGGTAACGAAGGTAAAGGTATTTCACGTTTACTGAAGGAGACGGTTGATCAAATGTTGACGATTCCAATGGTCGGTGAGGTCCAAAGCTTGAATGCCAGCGTTGCCGCTGGACTGTTGATGTATCAAGGCTTTAGTTCTCGGCACCCGGTTCAACACTAA
- a CDS encoding response regulator transcription factor: MVGTILIVEDDAALLDSLTTELQFEDYTVLNAQDGKAALSIYESNRGQLDLILLDWMLPELDGLGVLRRIRKHDDLPVIMMTARDYVGDKVAGLDTGADDYITKPFDIEELLARIRVILRHQTHHQIAVSQLHVGDLTLDTKSRQVLRNGQLIQLTQREYELLLCLMKNAGQTMTRDDLLNAVWGVDFEGQPNIVDVYVRYLRHKLSEEQLAPLIHTVRGVGYVLSTEYNG, from the coding sequence ATGGTGGGAACAATCTTAATTGTGGAGGACGACGCAGCGTTACTTGATTCGTTGACCACAGAGCTTCAATTTGAGGATTACACAGTCTTGAACGCACAAGATGGTAAGGCAGCGCTAAGTATTTACGAAAGTAATCGGGGACAGCTGGACTTGATTCTATTGGATTGGATGCTTCCTGAGTTGGATGGATTGGGCGTTCTTCGGCGGATTCGTAAGCACGATGACTTACCGGTTATCATGATGACGGCTCGAGACTACGTCGGTGATAAGGTGGCTGGTTTAGATACGGGAGCTGATGATTATATTACCAAACCGTTTGATATCGAAGAATTACTGGCGAGAATTCGCGTGATTTTGCGACATCAAACACATCACCAAATAGCGGTAAGTCAACTCCATGTGGGCGATTTGACGTTGGATACGAAGTCGCGCCAGGTCCTGCGCAACGGGCAATTGATTCAGCTGACTCAACGTGAGTATGAGTTGTTGCTGTGCCTCATGAAGAATGCGGGCCAGACGATGACGCGAGATGACCTACTCAATGCCGTATGGGGTGTCGATTTTGAAGGGCAACCGAATATTGTGGATGTTTACGTCCGTTATCTCCGACATAAATTGAGTGAAGAACAATTGGCGCCACTGATTCATACGGTACGTGGTGTGGGTTACGTTCTTTCCACAGAGTACAATGGGTGA
- a CDS encoding Mini-ribonuclease 3, whose product MTTEVDYRQLNGVALAYMGDASYEVIIRKHLIAEGLAKPNHLQKKATHYVSAKAQAALIDLMEQDEILSEDEWTMFKRGRNAKSYTHAKNTDVVTYRISTGFEALMGYLALSGQQDRVDELGQWCIEQVEAGRTE is encoded by the coding sequence ATGACAACTGAAGTAGATTATCGGCAACTGAACGGGGTCGCACTGGCCTACATGGGGGATGCTTCTTACGAAGTTATCATCCGGAAACACTTGATTGCAGAAGGCTTGGCTAAGCCAAATCATCTGCAAAAGAAGGCGACGCACTACGTTTCCGCCAAGGCTCAGGCAGCTTTGATCGACCTGATGGAACAGGATGAAATTTTGAGTGAAGATGAATGGACCATGTTCAAGCGGGGGCGGAATGCTAAGAGCTACACCCACGCTAAGAATACGGACGTGGTGACTTACCGAATCTCAACCGGGTTTGAAGCCTTGATGGGTTACCTTGCGTTGAGTGGACAACAGGACCGAGTCGATGAACTCGGTCAGTGGTGCATTGAACAAGTAGAAGCGGGGCGAACTGAATAA
- the cysS gene encoding cysteine--tRNA ligase, which yields MLKVFNTMTRQKETFEPITPGVVNMYVCGPTVYNYIHIGNARSAIAFDTIRRYFEYRGYQVKYVSNFTDVDDKMINEAKKEGITVPELGDRFIKAFKEDTAALNIEPATANPRATEHINEIIEFVQDLIKKDYAYPVAGDVYYRARKFDHYGELAHMNIDDLEEGASQHTNDEETIRKEDPVDFALWKGAKPGEISWPSPWGAGRPGWHIECSVMSIHYLGDTFDIHGGGEDLVFPHHQNEIAQSEAKTGKKFVNYWLHNGFVTVGDDDEKMSKSLGNFVTVHDILKTVDPQTLRFFMATTQYRRPIQYSQRNLDTAERNLERLQTAYNNMGYRLKDAESGNDPKVEQETRQIVADYIDAMDDDFNVQNGVAGVHDLARLGNVYAERPVVFAGTLNFIRKTLADLVGVFGVTFSEADSLDDDGIQALIDERLAARKNRNFERSDEIREQLKNQGIILEDTPQGTRWRKG from the coding sequence ATGCTCAAAGTATTTAACACCATGACTCGTCAAAAGGAAACATTTGAACCGATTACCCCCGGAGTGGTCAACATGTACGTGTGTGGCCCCACCGTTTACAATTATATTCACATAGGTAATGCGCGTAGTGCCATTGCCTTTGATACCATTCGCCGGTATTTTGAATACCGCGGATACCAGGTCAAGTATGTCTCGAACTTTACCGACGTTGACGATAAGATGATCAACGAGGCTAAGAAAGAGGGCATCACGGTTCCTGAATTAGGTGACCGCTTTATCAAGGCCTTCAAGGAAGACACGGCGGCGTTGAATATTGAACCTGCTACGGCTAATCCACGGGCCACGGAACACATCAATGAAATTATTGAATTTGTTCAGGACTTAATCAAAAAGGATTACGCTTATCCGGTTGCCGGCGACGTGTATTACCGGGCCCGGAAGTTTGACCATTACGGTGAGTTAGCCCATATGAACATCGATGACTTAGAAGAGGGTGCCTCTCAGCATACCAACGATGAGGAAACGATTCGTAAGGAAGATCCCGTAGACTTTGCCCTCTGGAAGGGTGCTAAGCCGGGTGAAATTTCCTGGCCATCGCCTTGGGGAGCAGGTCGTCCTGGCTGGCACATCGAATGCTCCGTCATGTCGATTCACTACCTTGGGGATACCTTTGACATTCACGGTGGGGGTGAGGACCTGGTCTTTCCTCATCATCAAAATGAAATTGCCCAGAGTGAGGCTAAGACGGGCAAAAAGTTCGTGAATTATTGGCTCCATAATGGTTTTGTGACCGTTGGGGATGATGACGAGAAGATGAGTAAGTCGTTGGGTAACTTTGTCACGGTGCACGATATTTTGAAGACCGTGGATCCACAAACGTTGCGATTCTTTATGGCAACAACCCAGTATCGCCGGCCCATTCAGTATAGCCAGCGAAATTTAGATACTGCTGAACGCAATCTAGAACGATTGCAGACGGCGTACAACAACATGGGCTACCGTTTGAAAGATGCCGAATCGGGTAATGATCCTAAGGTAGAACAAGAAACCCGACAAATCGTTGCGGACTACATTGATGCAATGGATGATGATTTTAACGTCCAAAACGGTGTGGCGGGTGTCCACGACTTAGCCCGATTAGGCAATGTTTACGCAGAACGGCCAGTGGTCTTTGCTGGCACGCTGAATTTTATTCGCAAAACATTGGCTGACTTAGTCGGTGTCTTTGGGGTCACATTCAGTGAAGCTGATTCTTTGGATGACGACGGGATTCAGGCATTGATCGATGAGCGATTAGCCGCGCGAAAGAACCGAAACTTTGAACGCAGCGATGAGATTCGTGAACAATTGAAGAATCAAGGAATTATTTTGGAAGACACGCCCCAAGGGACGCGTTGGAGAAAGGGTTAA
- the nusG gene encoding transcription termination/antitermination protein NusG: MVESAEKQWYVLHTYAGYENKVMANLESRAESMGMQDNIFRVVVPEEEEHEVKNGKDKVTMEKTFPGYVLVEMVMSDQAWYIVRNTPGVTGFLGSHGQGSKPTPLLPDEVERILRRVGISARHADLDVAVGDSVTIVDGAFSGLVGKITEVDNEKMKLKVNIDMFGRETSTELNFDQVDPILG; this comes from the coding sequence ATGGTTGAGTCAGCTGAAAAGCAATGGTACGTTCTTCACACCTATGCAGGGTACGAGAACAAAGTTATGGCGAACTTGGAGTCGCGGGCCGAATCAATGGGGATGCAAGATAACATCTTCCGAGTCGTTGTCCCCGAAGAAGAGGAACACGAAGTTAAGAACGGTAAGGATAAGGTCACCATGGAAAAGACCTTCCCGGGCTACGTTTTAGTTGAAATGGTCATGAGTGACCAAGCTTGGTACATTGTGCGGAACACACCTGGTGTTACTGGGTTCCTGGGTTCCCATGGACAAGGTAGTAAGCCAACGCCACTTTTGCCAGACGAAGTTGAACGCATCTTACGTCGGGTCGGGATTTCCGCACGTCACGCCGATCTGGACGTTGCCGTTGGGGATTCAGTTACCATTGTCGATGGTGCTTTCAGTGGCTTAGTTGGGAAGATTACGGAAGTTGACAACGAAAAGATGAAGTTGAAGGTTAATATCGATATGTTCGGTCGAGAAACAAGTACTGAACTGAACTTCGATCAAGTTGACCCAATCTTAGGTTAA
- the rpmG gene encoding 50S ribosomal protein L33, whose protein sequence is MAQRKIALACSVCGSRNYTITASATRTKRLEVMKFCKYCGKHTLHRETR, encoded by the coding sequence ATGGCTCAAAGGAAAATTGCCCTGGCCTGTTCAGTTTGCGGGTCACGGAATTACACCATCACAGCAAGTGCGACCCGCACTAAGCGACTAGAGGTTATGAAGTTTTGTAAGTACTGTGGGAAACACACATTACACCGTGAAACCCGCTAA